The sequence CCGGCTCATCGCGCGCCAGTGTATGTGAAGGCCTTGTTATCAGCCCACGTGCGTGTGCCCGGCGGCTGGGAGATCCGCACGGAAACGCTCCAATTCCTCGGGCGCGATGTTGTAGGTGTGCTCGGGGCCGGGGAAGGTCCGGGCACGCACTTCGTCGGCGTAGGCGTCGACGCCACGCCGCATCTCGGCCTTCACGGCCCCGAAGCGCTTGGCGAACTTCGGCTGGAAGTCGTCGTGGATCGCCAGCAGGTCGTGCAGGACCAGGACCTGGCCGTCCGTGCTGGCGCCGGCGCCGATCCCGATGATCGGGATCTCCATGTAGGGCATGATCGCGTCCGTCACGTCCGCGGGGATCGCCTCGAAGACGATGCTGAAGGCGCCAGCCTCCTGCAGCGCGAGCGCGTCGTCGAGCACGGCGCGGGCGCGAGCCGCGGTGCGGCCTTGGGCGCGGTAGCCGCCGAGCATGGTGGCCGTCTGCGGCGTGAGCCCGACATGGCCCATCACCGGCACTCCGGCACGCACGATGGCGCGTGCCCGCTCGGCCGACGTGCCGCCGCCTTCGAGCTTGACGGCGTCGCAGCCCGCTTCCTTGACGAACCGGTGCGCGGTCTCGATCGCCTGCGCGTCGCTGGCCTCGTAGGAGCCGAACGGCAGGTCACCGACGAGCAGCGGGGTCTTGAGCCCGCGCCGGACCGCCCGCGTGAGCATCAGCAGCTCGTCGACGGTCACCGGCACGGTGTCCGGGTACCCGAGCACGTTGTTGGCGGCGCTGTCACCAACGAGGACGACGTCGACGCCGGCTTCCTCGACCACGAGCGCGCTCGGGTGGTCGTAGGCCGTGATCATCACGATCGGCTCGCCCAGCGCGCGCATCTCGGCGAGCTTGGTGAGCGTGATCCGCTTGCGGTTCGGATCCTTGGGCGGGGTGGACATGTGGTTCCTCCTGGGAGTGGTTGACGCCTGGGATCAGGTCGCCACCGGAGCCGGAACGGGTTCCAGCACGAGGTTGTCAATCAGTCTGACGGGTCCGACGCGTGCCGCGACCGCGATCAGCGCGGGAGCGGCGATCGTGGTCAGCGGGGTGAAGCTCAGCGGGTCGACGATCGCGAGGTACTCCGGGTCGTCGAGGTGTGCGAGCGCGACGGCTCGGACACGCTCGGCGTCCCGCTCTCCGCCGGCGACGGCGTCGCGCGCGGCGAACAGCGCGCGGGAGAGCTGCAGCGCGTCCTGGCGCTCCTCGGGGCTCAGCCGGACGTTGCGGGAGCTCATCGCGAGGCCGTCCGGCTCGCGGACGGTCGGCAGGACCTCGATCTTGGACGGGATGTCGAGGTCGCGGACCATCCGCTTCACGACCGCGACCTGCTGCGCGTCCTTCTGGCCGAAGTAGGCCGCGTCGGGCGAGACGATGTTCAGGAGCTTGCACACGACGGTGCAGACGCCGGCGAAGTGGCCCGGCCCGCGTTCGGCGCCTTCGAGGACCTCCGACAGGCCCCCGACGCTGACCGTCGTCGCGAAGCCGTCGGGGTAGATCTCGGAGGTCGGCGGCGCGAACAGCACGTCGACGCCCAGCTCGGACGCCTCGACCGCGTCGTTGGCCTCGCTGCGCGGGTAGTTCTCGAGATCGCGGGCGTCGTTGAACTGGGTCGGGTTGACGAACAGGCTGACGACGACCGCGTCCTGCTCGTCCTTGGCCGCCCGCATCAGCGAGTGGTGCCCGGCGTGGAAGGCGCCCATCGTCGGCACCAGGCCGACGGACCGGTTCTCGGCGCGCAGGTTGCCGAGCCAGGCGCGCATCTCGGGGACGGTCCGGATCGTTCTCATGCCCAGCCTTTCCTACCCGCCACGGCGCGGGTGACCTCCGCCAACTCGGTCCAGACGGGCAAGAGCTCGGGCGTCCGCTCCGCGATCACCGCGCGGTGGCGCTCGACCGTGCCCTCGTCACCGCGGGCGATCGGGCCGGTCAGCGCGGCCTCCGGACCGATCTCCGCCCACTGGCGCGCGGTGGCCAGGACGAGCGGGGCGAGCTGCTGCCGGCTGATCCCCGCGGTGGCGGCCAGGCGCTCGGCACAGGCCTCCAGCGCCACCAGGAAGTTCGCGGCGATCGCGCCGGCCGCGTGGTAGGCGACGCGGTCCTCGGCGGGAACGCGGGTGACGAGCAGGCCGAGGCGGTCGGCGAGGGCGTAGGCGGTGTCGAGCGCGCGCTCGGAGGTGCCGTCGACGGCCCCGCCCGCGCCGCGCAGGATGCCGGGCTCGCTGCCGGGCGGCGTGGACATCATCGGGTGCAGGCTGAAGCCCTCACGCGCGCCGAACACGTCCAGGCCGGTCGCGCCGGAGACGTGGCCGAGCAGCGGCCCCGCCGGCATCGTGGCGGCGACCGAGGCGATCGCGCCGTCGGGCACGGCGAGGAGCAGCACGTCGACGTCGGCCGGGACGGCGTCGGCGCGGCTGAGCGCGGGCGCCCCGAGCGCGGCGGCCAGCACCGTGCCCATTCGCCCCGCGCCGACCACCGCGCAGGAGATTCTTGTCGCGGAAGATGCGGGCATTCACCACCGATTCTGCCGTGCGCGGCGTTACGGTGGATTCATGTCCAGCGCTTCGGAGCGGCGCGAGGAGCTCAAAGCCGTCTTCCACCAGGCCCAGTCCTGCGTGAAGTGCCCGCAACTGGCCGCGGGCCGCACGACGGTGGTCTTCGGCTCCGGCAACGCCGACGCGGACCTGATGTTCGTCGGCGAGGCGCCGGGGGCGAACGAGGACAAGCAGGGCGTGCCGTTCGTCGGCCAGGCCGGCAAGCTGCTCGACCAGCTGCTGAGCGAGATCGGCCTGACGCGACCGGACGTGTTCGTGGTCAACACGCTCAAGTGCCGCCCGCCGGGCAACCGCGACCCGCTCCCGCAGGAGCTCGACAACTGCCAGGACTACCTGTACCGCCAGCTCGAGCTGATCGAGCCGAAGGTCGTCTGCACGCTCGGCAACTTCGCGACGAAGCTCCTGCGCGGCGACCCGACCGGGATCACGCGGCTGCACGGGCGCGAGGAAGAGCGGCTGATCGGCCCCCGGCGCGTGCGGCTGTACCCGATCTACCACCCGGCGGCGGCGCTCTACACCCGCTCGATGCTGGACATCCTGCGAGCCGACTTCCACCGCCTTCCCGAGCTGCTGGCGCTCCCATCGTTGGAGCAGCCGGAGCCGGAGCCGGTCGTGCCCGAGGTCGAGCCCGAGCCCGAGCCCGTCATCCCCGAGCCGGACCTCGTGTACGACGAGCAGCTGGGGCTCTTCTAAGCGGCTTGGCTGGCTTTCGCCGCGGCGTGCTCGTCGGCGGTGATGGCGTACCGCTCGTGGTCGCGCCACTGGCCGCCGATCAGCAGATAGCGCGGTGAGAAGCCCTCGAGGCGGAAGCCGGCCCCACGGGCGAGTGCGATCGAGGGCGCGTTGCCGGGCTGGATGTTCGCCTCGACCCGGTGCAGGCCGAGCGGGCCGAACGAGTGGTCGAGGATCTGCTCGAGCGCCTCGCGCATCAGGCCCTGGCCGGCGTGGCGCTCGGCGGCGTAGTAGCCCAGATACGCCGACTGGAAGGCGCCGCGGACGATCTGGGAGATGGTGAAGACGCCTGCGATCTCATCGTTGTCGGTGCGGCAGGCGAGCAGGCAGAGGAAGTCCTCGCGGCGCGAGCGGCCGTAGAGCTCGTCGAACTGGTCGGCGCGCTCGGGCGGGTACGTCCACGGGCGGTGCAGGCGATGGCTCTCGCGGGCGAGCGCCAGGAACTCCCGCCGGTCCTCGCGCTCGAGCACGCGCAGGCGCACGCGCGCGCCGGGCGGCGGGTCGGCGGGGGCGATGTCCGAGGGACGGACGACCTCTCCGGGACGGCGACGAAGCACTGGCCTCTTCATGCGGCTGCCTATCAAAGCGCACGCCGGAATACAGTGCGAGCGATGCGGCGTTCGATGGTGGTCCTCCCGGTTATTGGCATGACGTTCCTCGGCTGTGCCGCGGCGAGCCAGTACAAGTTCGCCTGCACCCGCGGCGTCTGCGACGTCGAGACCTCCGGGCCGGCCACGCTGGACTTCGAGCAGGAGTTCGGCGAGACGCTCGAGGTCGTCGAGACCAAGGACGGGCGCGTGACCCTGAAGTCCGGCACCGCCCGCCAGGCCTTCAAGATGGGCGAGTCCGGCACGATCGGGCCGCTGAAGGTCGCCGTCAAGAACATCAAGGGCGAGCTCGCCGTCTTCACCGTCCAGGAGTGAGGCCGCTCGCGATCGACGCGCGCGCCGCGGCGCGCCCTGAGCTCGGCGGCGTGGAACGCTGGGCGCGCGAGCTGTGCGCGCGCCTGCCCTACACGATCCACCGCCCGCCGCCCGCGTTGGTGCACCGCGCGGGGCACGCCTGGGAGCAGGCGGTCCTGCCCGTCCTGAGCGCCCGGGCACCCGCGCTGCTGTGCCCGGCGAACCTCGCGCCGCTGGCGGCGCGCAACGTGGTCGTCGTCATCCACGACGCCGCTCCGCTGCGCCACCCGGGCTGGTACTCGAACGCCTACGCCGCGTTCCAGCGCCGCGTCCTGCCGCTGATCGCCCGGCGAGCCCGCGCCGTGATCACGGTCAGCGAGTTCTCGCGGGACGAGCTCCGCGACCTGCTCGACGTGGACGCCTCGGTCGTCTACGGCGGTGTCGACCCGCGCTTCGTCCCGGGGGAGAAGGCCGATCGCCCGTACGTCCTGTGCGTCGCCTCGCACACGGCGCGCAAGAACCTCCGGGCGTTGCTGCCCGCGGCGCGTGCCCTGGCGGCGGAGGGCATCGAGCTGCGCGTCGCCGGTGGTCACCGGCCGCAGTTCGCGGCCGAGGACGGCCTGGAGAGCCTCACGCTGCTCGGGGCCGTGCCGGACGCCGAGCTGCCGGCGCTCTACGCGGGCGCGGCGGCGTTCGTCCTGCCGTCCGTCTACGAGGGCTTCGGCCTTCCGGTCCTCGAGGCGATGGCCGCGGGCACGCCGGTCATCGCGTCCAACGTCACCGCGCTGCCCGAGACGGCGGGGGGCGCGGCGCGTCTGGTGCCGCCTGACGCCGAGGCGCTGCGGGACGCGCTGCTGTCACTCCTGGGCGATTCGGCGGAGCAGGCGCGGCTGCGTGAGTTGGGCCTGGAGCGGGCGCGGGCGTTCACGTGGGAGCGCACGGCGTCCGAGGTCGACCGCGTGGTGCGCACGAGCATCGCGCGCGGCTGACGCGGCGCGCTCGTCCGCGGGACGAGTCGTCAGTTGATGTCGAATAGCGACACCAAGTGACGGATGGCCGGAGCGAGTGGTCGATCTCGCACTCAGCCCGCGGCCAGCGCCCGCCGCAGCGGCGCGGGCACCCGCAGCGCGTGCAGGCGCGGCACCGGCGCCGGCTCGCTCGGCGAGACGCACTCCTCGGCCACGACGGCGTAGGCCGCCTGGACCACGCGGGGGTCGAAGCGCGTGCCCGCCGCGTTCTCGAGCTCGACGAGGGCGTCGGCGTGGGAGAGCTCAGGGCCGCCCTTGGCGGTCAGGGCCGACCACGTGTCGGCGACGGCGACGATGCGTGACGCGATCGGCGTGACGGCGCCGCGGAGGCCCGCCGGGCCGCCGCCGCCGTTCCACCACTCGCCGACGTGACCGGCCTCCCACGAGGCGCGGGACGGATCGCGGAGGGTCTGGCGGGCGTAGGCGATCGGGTCGCCGGCCTCGGCGCGGCGGGCGAAGGCCAGCTCGGTCACCCGGGCCAGGTGGCGGCGCTCGGCGCGGTCCAACCCGAGGTGCAGCGCGAGGGCGTGCGAGTACCGGCGGGTGGCGACCAGCGGCTCCAACGCCGCGACGGGGCGGGTGCGGGCGGCGAGCATCAGCGCGGTCTGCGGGAGCACGGCGATGAGCGCGAACATGGCCAGCGCGAGGATCCCGAGTGGGGGATAGAGCGCGGTGGTGACCGCGGCGAGCGTGACCATGACCACGGTGGCGGGCACCGGGTCGGCCACGATGCGGGGCACCGCGGACCAGGGGTGGCCGAGGAAGAGCGGGATGTACAGCGCCGGGCCGACGGAGACCTGGACGACGAACATGACCATGCCGGTGACCAGGACCCAGGGCAGGGCTTCCACGCCCAGCGTGGCGGCGGACACGCCGGCGAGCGACAGCACGGCGGCACCGGCCAGCGCTTCCCAGCCGAAGGCGGCGACGTTCGCGAGGTTGCCCTGGCGGACGATCGTCTCCCCGCGTATGAGGCCGCCGATCACGATCGGGACGACCGCGACCAGGAAGGCCGGCAGCGGCCCGAGCAGCACGAGCGCGATGAGCACGAGCTCGAGTGCCGCGTCGAACGACAGACCGCTGGGAAGCTTGATCTCGGTCACGTCGGCGATCACCGCCAGCGCGAGCAGGACGAGCAGCAGCACCGGCTGGTCCCAGCGCGAGGGCGGGGCGAGCCAGACGAAGGCGGGCACGAGGGCGGCCGCAGCCGCGCCGTGGATCGCCAGTGCGACTCTCGGGTGTGAAGCCGAAGGCATCGACACGATTGCGCGCAAGCGTATACGCCACGGAGGCGGTCGAGCCGTGCGGATTGGTAGGTGTGTGGGCCGCGCGTGTAAGCGCGGGGACAGTCAATGCCCTAGCACTTGATGTGGCCCATGACCCCTCCCTCGTCTCGATCCCCCGAATAGCGCCAACGCGCCGTAAGTCGGAAGGTACTCATCGGGGCCTGCGCGCCGTATTCGGGTGTGGTACGCGCGCGGACAAAACCAACGCGCCGACGGCGGGCACGACGCCGGCCAGAGCGCACGCCGCCGCGAGCCAGAACCCGGCGCGGGGTCCCGACGACTGCGCCAGGGCCCCGGCGGCCGCGGCACCCAGCGCCAATCCGCCGTTGTTCACGGTCACCAACCACCCGAACGTGCGCGTGCCCGACCCCTTCGGCGCCAAACGGCCGACGAGCAGGTAGAGCGCCGCGAACAGCGCGCCCAGCGCCAACCCGGGCACGACCAGCACGACACCGAGGAGCACGAGGTGCGTCGTGACCAGCGTCGCCGCCGCGAGCCCGCCCGCCAGCACCGCCTGCATCGCCAGCACCCGCCGCTCCGGCGCCCCGAGCAGCAGCCGCCCCGCCAGCAACGAGCCCGCCACCGTCCCGACGGCCATCGTCGCCTCGATCGCCCCCGCGGCGGCCGGGTGCCCCTGCTCGGTCGCCGCCGCCGGGATCGCGATGTCGAGCGCTCCCAGCGCGGCCGCGGTGGGCAGGAAGGCGACGAAGACCAGCCACAGCGACGCCGGCAGCGGCGTCGAGGGTGACGCGCGCGAGCCCGGGGTCCGCGCCAGCGACGTCCGGCCCGCGGCCACCGCACCCACGAGCAGTGCGACCGCGCACACGCTCAGGGCCAGCCCCGGCGACCCGACGAGCACCAGCACCGAGACGATCAAGGGGGAGACGATCAGCGCCGACTCCTCGCCGGCCGCGTCCAAGGCATGGACCCGCTGCTGCAGCTGGCCCCGGTCCGGCAGCCCACTCCAGACCGACCGCGCGAACGGACCCAGCGGCGGAGCGAACAACCCCGCCAGACCGGCCGACAGCACGAACGTCCACGTGGGCGCATCGGCGGCCCCCGCGGCGACCAACAGCGCGACCGCCCCCGCGCTGGCGACCGCCAACGCGCCCAATGTCGCCGGCCCGTGCCGGTCGACGAGCCGGCCTCGCGCGGGAGCGAGGGCCGTGGTGAGCGCGAACGCCGCGATCATCGCGCCGGTGACCGCGATCGAGTCCGTCTCGGCCGCGGCGAACAGGACGAACCCGAGGCCGAGGGCGTTGAACGCGAAACGACCGCAGAGCGAAGCGAGCAGCAGATCTCGGATCGGCCGCTCTGCTAGGACAGCGCCGTAGCCCCCGCTGGTGTCCCGCACGCCGCCGTAAGCGTACGCCTACGTCCGGCAGCGCCGTGCGTCGCCCAGGGCCTTCGAGCAGCCCTGGAGCCGGCGCGCTTCCCGGCGGAAGACGGAGAGCGCCGGAGCGTCGTGAAGCACTCCGTTCCGGAGTCGTCGGAGCCCGCTGTAGTCGAAGCCGCTGTCGGTGATCCCCTCGACGGAGAGCCACGTGTACCAGTACAGGCGCTCCACCCCCAGCGCCTTGCGCTCCTTCGCGAACAGCTTGAGCGCGGCCGCGAGCCGCGACGCCTGCCCGGCGTCCGTGGTCGCGAAGTCCCCGCCCTCCGCCTTCGCCTTGCCCGCGGAGGCCGGCCACGACAGCTCGGTCACCCAGATCGGCATCTTGCGGTCCTTGCGGCGCTCCATCACGCGCCGGACGATCTTCACGACCCGCACCGTGTTCTTGACCTTGCCGGTGTAGGGGTGCAGCGTGACCACGTCGAACGCGCCGCGCGCGCCCGCCTTGTAGATCGACTCGAGCGCCTTCCAGCTCTCGTTCGGAAGACCGGCCAGCACGGTCTTGGACCCCGGGTCGGCCGCCTTGAGCGCCTTGTCGGCGGTTTTGAGCAGGGCGACGTACGACGGCGCCCATGGCGCCACGTTCCAGTACCGGGTCAGGTTCGGCTCGTTCCAGATCTGCCATGCGCGGATCGGTTGCTTGGACACCTCCGGGTGCTCGATCCACAAAGACCCGCTGGGCCCGTAGCGTGTGACGAGCGCGGCCAGGAGGCGGGCGAAGTCGGCGTTGTCGCGCGGGGGAGACGCGAGGTCACCCGGGTTGCGCGCCGCCCACTCGGGCGTGCCCTGGATCACCGGCAGGACGCTGAGCCCACGCTGGGCCGCGGCGAGGACGAGCTGATCCTTGAGGCCGAAGTCGTACTGGCCGGGCGCGCGCTCGATCGCGCTCCAGTAGAAGGCGGTGCGCACCGCCTCGACGCCGCTGCCGGCCATCCGGTCCCACTCCGCCGGGCCCTGCGGGTAGGCGGGGTCGTTGAGCGGGCCGTCCGCCACCACGCCGAGCCACCCGCGCGGCACCTGGCGCTTGGCGGCGTTCGCGGTCGCGGGGACCAGAAGGGCAAGAAGCAGGGCGAATGTGACGGTTACGCGCATGAAGGCACGTAGGATGGCGCGTTCATGCCTCGCGTCGCCCTGATTCACGACTTCCTCCTTGACGTGCGCGGCGCCGAGCGCGTCTTCGCCGCCATCTGCGACGCCTGGCCGGACGCCGACGTCTTCACCGCCGTCTATGACGAGAAGGGCACCGAGGGGCGCTTCGCGCATCGCCACCCGCAGGCGTCGTTCCTGCAGAAGCTGCGGCCCACGTCCCGCACCTTCC comes from Solirubrobacter pauli and encodes:
- the panB gene encoding 3-methyl-2-oxobutanoate hydroxymethyltransferase codes for the protein MSTPPKDPNRKRITLTKLAEMRALGEPIVMITAYDHPSALVVEEAGVDVVLVGDSAANNVLGYPDTVPVTVDELLMLTRAVRRGLKTPLLVGDLPFGSYEASDAQAIETAHRFVKEAGCDAVKLEGGGTSAERARAIVRAGVPVMGHVGLTPQTATMLGGYRAQGRTAARARAVLDDALALQEAGAFSIVFEAIPADVTDAIMPYMEIPIIGIGAGASTDGQVLVLHDLLAIHDDFQPKFAKRFGAVKAEMRRGVDAYADEVRARTFPGPEHTYNIAPEELERFRADLPAAGHTHVG
- the panC gene encoding pantoate--beta-alanine ligase; the protein is MRTIRTVPEMRAWLGNLRAENRSVGLVPTMGAFHAGHHSLMRAAKDEQDAVVVSLFVNPTQFNDARDLENYPRSEANDAVEASELGVDVLFAPPTSEIYPDGFATTVSVGGLSEVLEGAERGPGHFAGVCTVVCKLLNIVSPDAAYFGQKDAQQVAVVKRMVRDLDIPSKIEVLPTVREPDGLAMSSRNVRLSPEERQDALQLSRALFAARDAVAGGERDAERVRAVALAHLDDPEYLAIVDPLSFTPLTTIAAPALIAVAARVGPVRLIDNLVLEPVPAPVAT
- a CDS encoding DUF2520 domain-containing protein, producing MGTVLAAALGAPALSRADAVPADVDVLLLAVPDGAIASVAATMPAGPLLGHVSGATGLDVFGAREGFSLHPMMSTPPGSEPGILRGAGGAVDGTSERALDTAYALADRLGLLVTRVPAEDRVAYHAAGAIAANFLVALEACAERLAATAGISRQQLAPLVLATARQWAEIGPEAALTGPIARGDEGTVERHRAVIAERTPELLPVWTELAEVTRAVAGRKGWA
- a CDS encoding uracil-DNA glycosylase; amino-acid sequence: MSSASERREELKAVFHQAQSCVKCPQLAAGRTTVVFGSGNADADLMFVGEAPGANEDKQGVPFVGQAGKLLDQLLSEIGLTRPDVFVVNTLKCRPPGNRDPLPQELDNCQDYLYRQLELIEPKVVCTLGNFATKLLRGDPTGITRLHGREEERLIGPRRVRLYPIYHPAAALYTRSMLDILRADFHRLPELLALPSLEQPEPEPVVPEVEPEPEPVIPEPDLVYDEQLGLF
- a CDS encoding GNAT family N-acetyltransferase; this encodes MKRPVLRRRPGEVVRPSDIAPADPPPGARVRLRVLEREDRREFLALARESHRLHRPWTYPPERADQFDELYGRSRREDFLCLLACRTDNDEIAGVFTISQIVRGAFQSAYLGYYAAERHAGQGLMREALEQILDHSFGPLGLHRVEANIQPGNAPSIALARGAGFRLEGFSPRYLLIGGQWRDHERYAITADEHAAAKASQAA
- a CDS encoding glycosyltransferase family 4 protein, which gives rise to MRPLAIDARAAARPELGGVERWARELCARLPYTIHRPPPALVHRAGHAWEQAVLPVLSARAPALLCPANLAPLAARNVVVVIHDAAPLRHPGWYSNAYAAFQRRVLPLIARRARAVITVSEFSRDELRDLLDVDASVVYGGVDPRFVPGEKADRPYVLCVASHTARKNLRALLPAARALAAEGIELRVAGGHRPQFAAEDGLESLTLLGAVPDAELPALYAGAAAFVLPSVYEGFGLPVLEAMAAGTPVIASNVTALPETAGGAARLVPPDAEALRDALLSLLGDSAEQARLRELGLERARAFTWERTASEVDRVVRTSIARG
- a CDS encoding HD domain-containing phosphohydrolase — encoded protein: MPSASHPRVALAIHGAAAAALVPAFVWLAPPSRWDQPVLLLVLLALAVIADVTEIKLPSGLSFDAALELVLIALVLLGPLPAFLVAVVPIVIGGLIRGETIVRQGNLANVAAFGWEALAGAAVLSLAGVSAATLGVEALPWVLVTGMVMFVVQVSVGPALYIPLFLGHPWSAVPRIVADPVPATVVMVTLAAVTTALYPPLGILALAMFALIAVLPQTALMLAARTRPVAALEPLVATRRYSHALALHLGLDRAERRHLARVTELAFARRAEAGDPIAYARQTLRDPSRASWEAGHVGEWWNGGGGPAGLRGAVTPIASRIVAVADTWSALTAKGGPELSHADALVELENAAGTRFDPRVVQAAYAVVAEECVSPSEPAPVPRLHALRVPAPLRRALAAG
- a CDS encoding MFS transporter is translated as MRDTSGGYGAVLAERPIRDLLLASLCGRFAFNALGLGFVLFAAAETDSIAVTGAMIAAFALTTALAPARGRLVDRHGPATLGALAVASAGAVALLVAAGAADAPTWTFVLSAGLAGLFAPPLGPFARSVWSGLPDRGQLQQRVHALDAAGEESALIVSPLIVSVLVLVGSPGLALSVCAVALLVGAVAAGRTSLARTPGSRASPSTPLPASLWLVFVAFLPTAAALGALDIAIPAAATEQGHPAAAGAIEATMAVGTVAGSLLAGRLLLGAPERRVLAMQAVLAGGLAAATLVTTHLVLLGVVLVVPGLALGALFAALYLLVGRLAPKGSGTRTFGWLVTVNNGGLALGAAAAGALAQSSGPRAGFWLAAACALAGVVPAVGALVLSARVPHPNTARRPR
- a CDS encoding glycosyl hydrolase, which codes for MRVTVTFALLLALLVPATANAAKRQVPRGWLGVVADGPLNDPAYPQGPAEWDRMAGSGVEAVRTAFYWSAIERAPGQYDFGLKDQLVLAAAQRGLSVLPVIQGTPEWAARNPGDLASPPRDNADFARLLAALVTRYGPSGSLWIEHPEVSKQPIRAWQIWNEPNLTRYWNVAPWAPSYVALLKTADKALKAADPGSKTVLAGLPNESWKALESIYKAGARGAFDVVTLHPYTGKVKNTVRVVKIVRRVMERRKDRKMPIWVTELSWPASAGKAKAEGGDFATTDAGQASRLAAALKLFAKERKALGVERLYWYTWLSVEGITDSGFDYSGLRRLRNGVLHDAPALSVFRREARRLQGCSKALGDARRCRT